In Nitrospira sp., one DNA window encodes the following:
- the clpB gene encoding ATP-dependent chaperone ClpB: MDMNRMTVKLQEALQSASALAMRRGHQGIDVEHLLMALLEQDGGIAASLFEQAGVSPVSVRQAAEQALAKVPHVQGPGAAPGQIHLTARLGSILTKAEDHMKELRDDFISVEHVILAMVEEGGIFRRLNLTRERLLTALQQVRGNQRVTTQDPEGTYQALEKYGRDLTKLAGQGKLDPVIGRDDEIRRTIQILSRRTKNNPVLIGEPGVGKTAIVEGLAQRIVKGDVPEGLKQKRVVVLDMGALVAGAKFRGEFEERLKAVLKEIQAAQGQVLLFIDELHTVVGAGAAEGAMDAANLLKPMLARGEMHLIGATTLDEYRKHIEKDAALERRFQTVLVDQPSVEDTISILRGLKERYEVHHGVRIKDAALVAAAKLSNRYIGDRFLPDKAIDLVDEAAARLRTEIDSLPAELDEVSRKVLQLEIEREALKKETDPGSKARLQSIEKELTEKNRDLQALKTRWESEKNSVSKLRKIRQQIEEVKQHIDRSERAYDLNKVAELRYGELPRLERELELEQQSLGKKQNETRLLKEEVDEEDIAAVVSRWTGIPVTRLVEGEMEKLLKLDELLHTRVVGQEQAVTAVADAVVRARSGIKDPNRPIGSFLFLGPTGVGKTELARALSVTLFDDESNLIRIDMSEYMEKHTVARLIGAPPGYVGYEEGGQLTEAVRRHPFSVILFDEIEKAHHDVFNILLQVLDDGRLTDSQGRTVDFKNTVLIMTSNIGSQHILEAQQAGASYETMKAQVTGELRAHFRPEFLNRVDEIVVFHALGNEHLTKIVEIQLERLRARLLERRITLTVTPDALQNLGRRGYDPVYGARPLKRLIQQEIETPMARQLIKGELRDGDTAVVDLRDGQIVIVPTVAPQTTEQ; this comes from the coding sequence ATGGACATGAACCGGATGACCGTCAAACTACAGGAAGCCTTGCAGAGTGCCTCCGCGCTGGCGATGCGCCGAGGACACCAGGGAATTGATGTTGAGCATCTGCTCATGGCGCTTCTGGAACAGGATGGAGGCATCGCCGCCTCGCTGTTTGAGCAGGCTGGGGTTTCCCCGGTTTCCGTTCGACAAGCGGCGGAGCAGGCATTGGCCAAAGTCCCCCACGTGCAGGGCCCCGGCGCGGCGCCCGGCCAAATCCATCTCACTGCGCGACTAGGCTCGATCCTGACGAAAGCCGAAGACCACATGAAGGAGTTGCGGGACGACTTCATCAGTGTGGAGCACGTCATCCTGGCCATGGTGGAAGAAGGGGGGATTTTCCGTCGGCTCAATCTGACACGCGAGCGTCTACTCACCGCACTGCAGCAAGTCCGTGGCAATCAACGGGTGACCACCCAGGATCCGGAAGGGACCTATCAAGCGCTCGAAAAATATGGGCGAGACCTCACCAAACTGGCCGGCCAGGGAAAGCTGGATCCGGTGATCGGGCGTGACGATGAAATCCGTCGGACCATTCAAATTTTGTCCCGTCGTACGAAGAATAATCCGGTCCTCATCGGTGAGCCCGGCGTCGGCAAGACGGCGATCGTCGAGGGGTTGGCTCAACGCATCGTCAAGGGCGATGTGCCGGAGGGGCTCAAACAGAAGCGTGTCGTGGTGCTGGATATGGGAGCCCTGGTGGCCGGCGCCAAATTCCGAGGGGAATTCGAGGAGCGCTTGAAGGCAGTCCTCAAGGAAATCCAAGCGGCGCAGGGACAGGTGCTGCTGTTCATCGATGAACTTCATACGGTCGTCGGTGCCGGTGCGGCCGAGGGCGCCATGGATGCAGCCAATCTCCTCAAGCCGATGTTGGCCCGTGGTGAAATGCATCTGATCGGTGCCACCACGCTTGACGAATATCGCAAGCATATCGAAAAAGATGCGGCTCTGGAACGACGATTCCAAACGGTCCTCGTCGATCAACCGAGCGTGGAAGACACCATCTCCATCCTCCGAGGACTGAAAGAACGCTACGAGGTCCATCATGGCGTGCGCATCAAGGATGCCGCGCTGGTTGCGGCCGCGAAGCTCTCCAACCGGTATATCGGCGACCGGTTTTTGCCTGATAAGGCCATCGACCTGGTCGACGAGGCCGCGGCGCGCCTCAGAACAGAGATCGACAGTTTGCCGGCTGAACTCGACGAAGTGTCACGCAAGGTGCTGCAACTGGAGATCGAGCGGGAAGCCCTCAAGAAGGAAACCGATCCGGGTAGCAAAGCACGGCTGCAGTCGATCGAGAAAGAACTCACGGAGAAAAATCGAGATCTCCAAGCGCTGAAAACACGGTGGGAATCCGAAAAGAATTCGGTCAGCAAGTTGCGAAAAATCCGTCAACAGATCGAAGAAGTCAAACAGCACATCGATCGATCCGAACGGGCCTACGACCTCAACAAGGTGGCCGAATTGCGGTATGGCGAATTGCCCAGGCTCGAACGCGAATTGGAACTCGAACAACAATCCCTCGGGAAGAAACAGAACGAGACCCGCCTGCTGAAAGAGGAAGTGGACGAAGAGGATATTGCGGCAGTGGTCAGCCGATGGACCGGGATTCCCGTTACGAGACTCGTCGAAGGGGAAATGGAAAAACTCCTAAAACTGGACGAGCTGTTACACACACGTGTCGTCGGCCAGGAGCAAGCCGTCACGGCGGTGGCCGACGCCGTCGTCCGGGCACGTTCAGGCATCAAGGACCCCAACCGACCAATCGGTTCATTTCTGTTTCTCGGCCCCACCGGCGTCGGCAAAACCGAACTGGCGCGCGCATTATCCGTCACGCTGTTCGATGACGAGTCGAACCTGATCCGGATCGACATGTCCGAGTACATGGAGAAACATACCGTGGCCCGGCTGATCGGCGCTCCGCCGGGCTATGTGGGGTATGAAGAGGGCGGGCAATTGACCGAGGCCGTGCGTCGACATCCGTTCTCGGTGATCCTCTTCGATGAAATCGAAAAGGCCCACCATGACGTCTTCAACATTCTCTTGCAGGTGCTCGATGATGGGCGTCTGACCGATTCGCAGGGACGAACCGTCGACTTTAAGAATACGGTTCTGATCATGACCTCGAACATCGGCAGTCAGCATATTCTGGAAGCGCAGCAGGCGGGCGCTTCGTACGAAACCATGAAGGCGCAAGTCACGGGCGAGCTCCGCGCACACTTCCGGCCGGAGTTTCTGAACCGAGTGGATGAAATCGTCGTGTTCCATGCGCTCGGGAACGAACACCTGACGAAGATCGTGGAGATTCAGTTGGAGCGGTTGCGGGCCAGATTGCTGGAACGGCGGATCACGCTGACGGTGACGCCGGATGCGCTCCAGAATCTCGGGCGTCGCGGGTATGACCCGGTGTACGGCGCGAGGCCACTCAAGCGCCTCATTCAGCAGGAAATCGAAACCCCGATGGCGCGCCAGCTGATCAAGGGTGAATTACGTGATGGAGATACGGCGGTTGTTGATCTGAGAGATGGGCAGATCGTGATCGTTCCAACGGTGGCGCCACAGACGACCGAGCAGTAA
- a CDS encoding tetratricopeptide repeat protein, whose protein sequence is MMPEPSELVRGTLPDPGPRFERLKDAPEWSQFERGVTLFKQGQFLEARLHFHSMLNEHADSRLKSSIQAFLAESTLRGGDQDVRPLDIIDQYKTLMREESHGTNAKRAAWRIGDVYRVAGWFQEAQIAYQHALSLAERDSYDANRAMLGLAYVQRGFKNWKDSVQTFDHVIKRTVDPTLLVSASLGQAHSLYRLARTKDADALFDSINSRWPAALRRDPFALLRYADTADEARRGPVVREQLLHFYNLYPSRPETPFVLTYLADSYRDAGRWAESSIFYAALLSQYPNAPTAAMARVRYADVQEHLEPEGEEVNLRHTVSAHVANIPMKPGEMMSPRQVFEESAKTYEDSTVGSEAMYHLGEALERAGKREDALRAYEQVVKRTGKFENDPWPEKSGAQVVKFLRSRLETALTAGDDFELINLFHRHGPFADRLYAGTELLLKIAEAHRRLGFPVEAARLFQSVIRDPKAEAFQETALMGLAYSYLEQKDMRAARAVFERYRLQFPTGRGAAEALRGILTSFEGEGNTGALLKLGRQWLVHNPRHPDRWLVQLKLAGVLAQAKQDGEAAAFYDGLDKGGKELPALDMLRHADVLARLHRSDAALAMYKRAVIAGLEPDQEAWAHIQLVQLARGAKREDFARNGLRALSVNQDSLVRRLAAVLESDVQEPKSLQGGKKP, encoded by the coding sequence ATGATGCCTGAGCCCTCCGAATTGGTTCGCGGTACACTGCCTGATCCAGGGCCCCGTTTTGAACGCCTGAAAGATGCCCCGGAATGGAGCCAGTTCGAGCGGGGAGTGACGCTGTTCAAGCAGGGGCAATTTCTCGAAGCCAGACTGCATTTCCACAGCATGCTCAACGAGCATGCCGACAGCCGGTTGAAATCCTCGATTCAAGCGTTTCTAGCGGAAAGCACGTTGAGGGGCGGCGATCAAGATGTGAGGCCCCTGGACATCATCGATCAGTACAAGACCCTGATGAGGGAAGAGTCCCATGGTACGAATGCCAAACGCGCAGCGTGGCGTATCGGCGATGTCTACCGTGTCGCAGGCTGGTTCCAGGAAGCACAAATTGCGTATCAGCATGCCCTCAGCCTGGCGGAGCGAGATTCCTACGACGCCAATCGTGCCATGCTCGGCTTGGCCTATGTCCAGCGCGGGTTCAAAAATTGGAAGGACAGCGTCCAAACATTTGATCACGTCATCAAGCGCACCGTCGACCCCACGCTGTTGGTGTCTGCCTCGTTGGGACAAGCGCACAGTCTCTATCGACTGGCACGGACCAAAGACGCGGATGCGCTCTTCGACAGTATCAACAGTCGATGGCCGGCCGCGCTTCGTCGGGATCCTTTCGCGCTCCTGCGCTATGCCGATACGGCCGACGAGGCCCGACGCGGGCCGGTCGTGCGGGAGCAGCTACTGCATTTCTACAATCTCTACCCGTCGCGTCCAGAGACCCCATTCGTTTTGACCTATCTGGCTGACAGCTATCGGGACGCCGGCCGATGGGCTGAATCCAGCATTTTTTACGCAGCGTTGTTGAGCCAATATCCGAACGCGCCGACGGCCGCCATGGCCCGCGTGCGGTATGCCGACGTGCAGGAGCATCTCGAGCCGGAGGGGGAAGAGGTGAATCTACGACACACCGTTTCGGCGCATGTGGCGAACATTCCGATGAAGCCCGGCGAGATGATGAGCCCGCGGCAAGTGTTTGAAGAGAGTGCCAAAACCTATGAAGATTCGACGGTCGGCAGCGAAGCCATGTATCACCTCGGAGAAGCCTTGGAGCGGGCAGGCAAACGAGAGGACGCGTTGCGGGCGTATGAGCAGGTCGTCAAACGCACAGGAAAATTCGAGAATGATCCCTGGCCGGAAAAAAGCGGGGCGCAGGTGGTCAAGTTTCTTCGCTCCCGACTCGAAACGGCCCTGACCGCGGGGGATGATTTTGAACTCATTAATCTGTTTCATCGCCACGGCCCCTTTGCCGACCGGTTGTATGCCGGCACGGAACTGTTGCTCAAGATCGCAGAAGCTCATCGCCGGCTGGGCTTTCCCGTTGAGGCGGCGCGTCTGTTTCAATCGGTCATCAGAGATCCCAAAGCAGAGGCGTTTCAGGAAACGGCATTGATGGGCCTGGCCTACAGCTATTTAGAGCAAAAAGACATGCGCGCAGCCCGTGCCGTATTCGAACGGTACCGGCTTCAGTTTCCCACCGGCCGGGGCGCCGCAGAGGCCTTGCGGGGCATTCTTACGTCGTTTGAAGGGGAGGGCAACACGGGAGCACTGCTTAAACTCGGTAGACAGTGGCTCGTCCACAATCCTCGTCATCCTGATCGATGGCTCGTGCAACTGAAGTTGGCCGGTGTATTGGCGCAAGCCAAACAGGACGGGGAGGCGGCCGCCTTCTACGACGGGCTGGACAAGGGCGGAAAAGAACTGCCGGCCTTAGATATGCTGCGGCATGCCGATGTGCTCGCGCGGTTGCATCGATCGGACGCGGCCCTGGCCATGTACAAACGCGCGGTGATCGCTGGATTGGAACCGGATCAGGAAGCGTGGGCGCACATCCAACTGGTGCAACTGGCGCGAGGAGCAAAACGGGAGGACTTCGCCCGCAATGGGCTTCGGGCGCTCAGTGTGAACCAGGACAGCCTGGTGCGGCGTCTGGCGGCGGTGCTGGAAAGCGACGTGCAGGAGCCGAAGTCGCTGCAGGGAGGCAAGAAACCATGA
- a CDS encoding PilZ domain-containing protein, translating to MSQHFRLRTYQRTTACGAGYYLSEDFLGKGVVRDISPGGWRMQGDHHVTVGMRLSLRMGHPEDEVPLNIEEATVQWVSGKDFGVKITKIRRSATRRLERLVSRQWQPDSHVQG from the coding sequence ATGTCACAACATTTTCGACTACGGACATACCAACGAACCACAGCCTGCGGTGCTGGGTACTATCTCTCGGAGGATTTTCTGGGAAAAGGCGTGGTTCGTGACATTTCACCTGGTGGGTGGCGCATGCAAGGGGACCATCACGTCACGGTGGGAATGAGGCTCTCGCTCAGAATGGGGCATCCCGAGGACGAGGTCCCTCTGAACATCGAGGAAGCGACAGTACAATGGGTGAGCGGAAAGGATTTCGGGGTCAAAATCACAAAGATTCGCCGCTCAGCCACCAGAAGACTTGAACGCCTCGTGAGCCGGCAGTGGCAGCCAGATTCACACGTGCAAGGCTAG
- a CDS encoding PilZ domain-containing protein: protein MQTRYSQRVSVDGSVMFAGEHIVGEGRILDLSLPGCLLESSKKMSAGEYLQLRLFLPDRATPLHVALAAVRWVDGCRLGVEFIRTSQEEQRRLEQFFKQYRSRKQRPRWSEGVVLIGATGR from the coding sequence ATGCAGACTCGATATAGTCAACGAGTGTCAGTCGATGGTTCGGTGATGTTTGCGGGAGAGCATATTGTCGGAGAAGGGCGGATTCTCGACTTGTCTCTCCCCGGCTGCCTGCTGGAAAGCTCCAAGAAGATGAGTGCGGGAGAATACCTTCAACTGCGGCTGTTTCTCCCTGATCGCGCGACGCCGTTGCATGTGGCATTGGCCGCCGTCCGATGGGTCGATGGGTGTCGGCTCGGAGTGGAGTTCATTCGTACCTCTCAGGAAGAACAACGGCGCCTGGAACAGTTTTTTAAACAGTATCGGAGTCGGAAACAAAGACCGCGCTGGAGTGAAGGCGTGGTGCTCATTGGCGCTACGGGGAGATAA
- a CDS encoding sigma-54-dependent Fis family transcriptional regulator: protein MLQSHILVIDDDPAVRQLLAETLTAEGHQVTVMSSGLEGVDAVKDQPVHVVLTDLQMPGIDGLETIDRISKIDSKIIAIVMTGYGTIDYAVRAMKAGAFDFITKPFEPDTVTVVVRKALDVYKLKQENHLLRKAVRDQYRLEHLVGSSAPMRMVLDFVEKVADSDSTVLIEGESGTGKELIARMLHFNSMRRERPLVPVNCGAIPETLLESELFGHEKGAFTGAAHTRLGRFELAHGGTIFLDEVGEMSLPLQVKLLRVLQERCFERVGGTRTINVDVRIIAATNQDLAQAVQERRFRQDLYYRLHVIPIHIPPLRERRSDIPLLVSHFIAQFNQLRRTEILGMEPEALARMTEEEWPGNIRELENMVERLCVLKKRGMLTLADLPERTAKSAGGKTVESPEQFIRFSEDGINLTKELEHYENRLIGEALRKANGITSRAAQLLQVNRTTLVEKLKRKGFDPKSHGYSIQN, encoded by the coding sequence ATGCTGCAATCACACATTCTCGTGATCGATGATGACCCTGCGGTGCGCCAGCTTCTGGCGGAGACTCTGACGGCTGAAGGTCATCAGGTGACGGTCATGTCGAGTGGCCTGGAAGGGGTGGACGCCGTCAAAGACCAGCCCGTACATGTGGTCCTGACCGACCTCCAAATGCCCGGGATTGACGGGCTGGAAACCATCGATCGGATCTCCAAAATCGATTCCAAGATCATCGCGATTGTCATGACCGGATACGGCACCATCGATTATGCCGTGCGCGCCATGAAGGCCGGCGCGTTTGACTTCATTACCAAGCCGTTTGAGCCCGACACCGTGACGGTCGTCGTGCGCAAAGCGTTGGATGTGTACAAGCTCAAACAGGAAAATCATCTCCTCCGGAAGGCCGTGCGGGATCAGTACCGCCTCGAGCATCTGGTGGGCAGCAGCGCGCCGATGCGTATGGTGTTGGATTTCGTGGAGAAGGTCGCGGACAGCGACAGCACTGTGCTCATCGAAGGCGAGAGCGGCACAGGTAAGGAATTGATTGCCCGCATGTTGCACTTCAATAGCATGCGCCGGGAACGGCCGTTGGTGCCGGTCAATTGTGGAGCGATTCCCGAAACCCTGCTGGAGTCGGAATTGTTCGGGCATGAAAAGGGAGCGTTCACCGGTGCCGCACACACGCGGCTGGGCCGATTCGAACTCGCCCATGGCGGCACCATCTTCTTAGATGAAGTTGGCGAAATGAGCCTGCCGTTGCAAGTAAAACTGCTGCGCGTGTTGCAAGAGCGCTGCTTTGAACGTGTCGGCGGCACCAGAACCATCAACGTGGATGTCCGCATCATTGCGGCCACCAATCAGGACCTGGCCCAAGCCGTTCAAGAACGACGATTCCGGCAAGACCTGTACTATCGCTTACATGTGATTCCCATCCACATTCCCCCATTGCGTGAGCGACGCAGCGATATCCCGCTCCTGGTCAGCCATTTCATCGCTCAGTTCAATCAGCTGCGGCGTACGGAGATTCTCGGCATGGAGCCGGAGGCCTTGGCGCGCATGACAGAAGAGGAGTGGCCGGGCAACATCCGTGAGCTTGAAAACATGGTTGAACGCCTGTGCGTGTTGAAAAAACGGGGCATGTTGACCTTGGCTGATCTGCCGGAGCGCACGGCGAAATCTGCCGGCGGGAAGACGGTCGAGTCGCCTGAGCAATTTATCCGGTTCTCCGAGGACGGCATCAACCTCACAAAGGAACTGGAGCATTACGAGAATCGGTTGATCGGGGAGGCGCTGCGAAAGGCCAACGGCATTACCAGTCGAGCAGCACAGTTACTTCAAGTGAACAGAACCACCCTCGTGGAAAAGTTGAAGCGAAAGGGATTCGACCCCAAGAGCCACGGCTACTCCATCCAAAACTAA
- a CDS encoding HAMP domain-containing histidine kinase, whose product MRLSIFWRLILTYLVIIAVMAGVNVYALLQIRTLAGLNTEVGSHHHPEIDSAKRLVASLYEQVQSERKYVAVPASTFLEHFDGESKEFQVVLQGLFAHEASEPEIRLLREVELLQQSHLALFHAQLAESKGQSAEAVARYDARRDALAAKIASTLQQYIGLHEARIAVGVTASHASSVHAESVTRNLVMVALLFGLGLAAVASYNILRPLRRLQATIREMGQGNFHASLDGPAPRELRELGDAVKWMGTRLQQLDDIKSEFLAHVSHELRTPMASIQEGTHLLLDEIPGPLTQDQRTTLRIMSDSSRRLMYLISTILDLSKMEAGMMEYRFVPTDLRRVADISVNKIRLLADAKQVQLLVEAPVERHWVRADSTRIEQVLDNVLSNALKYSPEGAVVKLQMTPRREDGLLCVDVSDSGPGIPAEEVPHIFERFYQGRTKSRHASVGSGLGLALAKRVVEAHGGRIWVESAVGKGTTVRFILCLTKSGMAA is encoded by the coding sequence GTGCGGCTCTCGATTTTTTGGCGACTCATTCTGACGTATCTGGTGATCATTGCCGTGATGGCCGGGGTGAACGTCTATGCGTTGTTGCAAATCAGAACGCTCGCCGGCCTGAACACGGAGGTCGGCTCGCATCATCATCCGGAAATTGATTCGGCGAAACGGTTGGTGGCCTCGTTGTATGAACAGGTGCAGAGCGAGAGAAAATACGTGGCGGTTCCAGCGTCCACGTTCCTCGAGCACTTCGACGGCGAGAGCAAAGAATTTCAAGTCGTCTTGCAGGGGTTGTTTGCCCATGAGGCGTCGGAGCCGGAAATACGCCTGTTGAGGGAAGTGGAGTTGCTCCAGCAGAGCCATTTGGCGCTTTTTCACGCTCAACTCGCGGAGTCCAAAGGACAGTCAGCTGAAGCCGTCGCCCGGTATGATGCGCGCCGCGATGCGCTGGCGGCCAAGATTGCGTCGACGCTGCAGCAGTATATCGGTCTCCATGAAGCCCGGATTGCCGTCGGGGTAACAGCCTCGCATGCCAGTTCGGTCCATGCTGAGTCCGTCACCCGCAATCTGGTCATGGTCGCGCTGTTGTTTGGCCTCGGCTTGGCGGCAGTCGCGAGTTATAACATTCTCCGTCCGTTGCGCCGATTGCAGGCCACTATTCGGGAGATGGGGCAGGGGAACTTTCACGCCAGCTTGGATGGTCCAGCGCCGCGAGAATTGCGAGAGTTGGGGGACGCCGTAAAATGGATGGGCACGAGGCTGCAGCAGTTGGACGACATCAAGAGCGAATTTCTGGCACACGTGTCGCACGAATTGCGGACCCCGATGGCGTCTATTCAAGAAGGTACGCATCTCCTGCTCGACGAGATTCCAGGTCCGTTGACTCAGGATCAGCGAACGACGCTACGGATCATGTCCGACAGCAGCCGGCGGTTGATGTATCTGATCTCCACGATTCTGGATTTGTCGAAAATGGAGGCGGGCATGATGGAATATCGGTTCGTGCCGACGGACCTTCGCCGGGTAGCCGATATTTCCGTGAATAAAATCCGATTGCTGGCCGATGCCAAGCAGGTGCAGCTGTTGGTGGAGGCTCCGGTGGAACGCCATTGGGTGCGAGCTGACAGCACGCGGATCGAACAAGTGCTCGACAATGTGCTCTCCAATGCATTGAAGTACAGTCCGGAAGGGGCAGTGGTGAAATTGCAAATGACCCCGAGGCGGGAGGATGGCCTGCTCTGTGTCGATGTGTCAGATTCTGGGCCCGGCATACCAGCGGAGGAAGTGCCGCATATTTTCGAGCGGTTTTACCAGGGCCGCACCAAGAGCAGGCATGCGTCGGTAGGGAGTGGACTGGGGCTGGCCCTTGCGAAACGGGTCGTAGAGGCCCATGGTGGACGTATCTGGGTAGAGAGCGCTGTCGGAAAAGGAACTACCGTGCGATTTATCCTGTGTCTGACCAAATCCGGGATGGCGGCTTAG
- a CDS encoding sigma-54-dependent Fis family transcriptional regulator — protein MEHERILVVDDDEGLLHLLRMRLSALGFTVTPCTNGRDALAAARQEMFDIAVTDLRLRAEDGLELTEELLRIQPGLPVIILTAHGSIPNAVEAMQRGAFGYLTKPFDDKELKATLDKALVQLRMTREIQRLKSLVKELYGLENVIARSPAMQRLFQQVAQIADSDATILLTGETGTGKEVLARVLHANSRRTKGPFVALNCAAVSEHLFESELFGHIRGAFTSAMTAKPGLFQSANGGTLFLDEIAEMSLPMQVKLLRAVQEREVREVGAGYATKVDVRIITATNKDLAECVKAGTFRHDLYYRISVVPLAIPPLRERKDDIPLLAQHFLTQSVKRSNKDVRGFTAAAMHRLMAYPWPGNVRELENVIEKAVVMSRQDMVVPELLPSVGPSADIGLKPLTEAKEEFERSYLRNVLLMTGGNISRAAQFAGRYRADFYKMLKKYGLHPSMMKERVDFDSGGIEHAEEEVKDA, from the coding sequence ATGGAGCACGAACGCATTCTCGTTGTAGATGATGACGAAGGTCTCCTGCACTTATTGAGGATGCGCCTCTCAGCGTTGGGATTTACTGTCACCCCATGCACGAACGGACGGGATGCGCTTGCCGCCGCGCGGCAGGAGATGTTTGACATCGCCGTCACCGACTTGCGGTTGAGAGCCGAAGATGGGCTTGAGCTGACTGAAGAGCTGCTGCGTATTCAGCCGGGGTTGCCGGTCATTATTTTAACCGCCCATGGCAGCATACCGAATGCCGTGGAAGCGATGCAGCGTGGAGCGTTCGGGTATTTGACCAAGCCCTTTGACGACAAGGAGTTGAAAGCGACCCTTGATAAGGCGTTGGTCCAGTTGCGTATGACCCGGGAGATCCAGCGACTCAAGTCGTTGGTGAAAGAACTGTATGGCCTGGAAAACGTCATTGCCAGAAGTCCCGCGATGCAGAGACTCTTCCAACAGGTCGCTCAGATTGCGGACTCGGATGCGACAATTCTGCTCACGGGCGAAACCGGAACCGGGAAAGAGGTGCTCGCGCGGGTGCTTCACGCCAACAGCCGTCGAACCAAAGGACCGTTCGTCGCCCTGAATTGTGCGGCAGTCAGCGAACATTTGTTTGAAAGTGAATTGTTCGGCCACATTCGCGGGGCATTTACGAGTGCGATGACCGCCAAGCCGGGCCTCTTTCAGAGTGCGAACGGGGGCACGCTTTTTCTCGATGAAATCGCAGAAATGTCACTTCCCATGCAGGTCAAATTGCTGCGGGCAGTGCAGGAGCGTGAAGTGCGCGAGGTGGGAGCCGGGTATGCGACGAAAGTCGATGTACGGATCATCACCGCGACCAACAAAGATCTCGCCGAATGTGTCAAGGCGGGAACGTTCCGTCACGACCTGTACTATCGAATCTCGGTGGTTCCCCTGGCCATTCCCCCATTGAGGGAACGGAAAGACGACATTCCGCTGCTTGCCCAACACTTTCTCACACAAAGCGTGAAACGGTCCAACAAGGATGTGCGGGGGTTCACGGCTGCCGCGATGCATCGACTGATGGCATATCCCTGGCCAGGCAATGTCCGCGAGCTGGAGAATGTGATTGAAAAAGCCGTCGTGATGTCTCGGCAGGATATGGTCGTGCCGGAATTGCTTCCGTCAGTCGGCCCGTCGGCCGATATCGGTTTGAAACCGTTGACCGAAGCCAAAGAAGAATTCGAAAGATCGTACTTGCGCAATGTGTTGCTGATGACAGGCGGCAATATTTCGAGAGCCGCTCAATTCGCCGGACGGTATCGGGCCGACTTTTACAAGATGCTCAAAAAATATGGCTTGCATCCGTCGATGATGAAAGAGCGTGTAGATTTCGATTCAGGCGGGATCGAGCATGCGGAAGAAGAGGTCAAAGACGCCTAG